The Vicia villosa cultivar HV-30 ecotype Madison, WI linkage group LG1, Vvil1.0, whole genome shotgun sequence genome includes a region encoding these proteins:
- the LOC131649875 gene encoding uncharacterized protein LOC131649875 produces the protein MTRFILIYQERLKSFMSDAECYIDSLKDRERKREQREGLFMEKSKSFPEYSCSYTEFGFRERSSSYNFNGPSDKGSSFSASNDSEIKRKKRIKSYNVLAVEGKLKSSVRNSFKWIKNKLSDVRYGV, from the exons ATGACGCGCTTTATCCTTATATATCAAGAACGGTTGAAATCGTTCATGAGTGATGCAGAGTGCTATATTGACAGCT TGAaagatagagagagaaagagagaacaaAGAGAAGGTTTGTTCATGGAGAAAAGCAAGTCATTTCCTGAATACTCTTGTTCTTATACTGAATTTGGATTCAGAGAAAGGTCCAGCTCATATAACTTCAATGGACCAAGTGATAAGGGAAGTAGTTTTTCTGCATCAAATGATTCAGAGATTAAGAGAAAGAAGAGGATCAAGTCCTATAATGTATTGGCAGTGGAGGGAAAGCTTAAGAGTAGTGTAAGAAACAGTTTCAAGTGGATCAAGAACAAGCTCAGCGATGTTCGCTACGGTGTGTGA
- the LOC131643642 gene encoding probable serine/threonine-protein kinase At1g54610 isoform X2, protein MGCVQAKPSQESDEGNYSGLNRFKMENGYVPSSDFVAHRRSTGQSQKHVLDQTNNYDHHRVYEKEKQPRKHKVVVDSSSVAGKGKRNGELKDSKKQLNKCFDDEMVDGWPKWLVDNVPSHGLDGLVPKSAESYKMIDKVGQGTYSNVYKALDRDTGDIVALKKVRFNTSEPESIKFMAREIAILQRLDHPNIVKLKGLATSRMQYSIYLVFDFMPTDLSRIISRPDERLTEPQVKCYMHQLLSGLQHCHDRGILHRDIKGSNLLIDKTGMLQIADFGLANYYSTNQDQPLTNRVVTLWYRAPELLLGSTDYGVGIDLWSAGCLLAEMFRGVPIMPGRTEVEQLHRIFRLCGTPSQEYWKKLKLSTTFIPPKSYRPSLVESFKDLPPSSLGLLCTLLALDPAFRGSASKALKNPFFFTSPLACDLSGLPAIYKGDDEHILAKEQIKYMNSKIRRSRTYMERRKNLASNKPIEHTVSSKEVLSNNAEAETYAPSEEPGSATSSTSSSVNQAGIGDHSPLFLSPFMASDQKKPHKIHSHANIGEKNTKNLPPLSKSKPNATKRDDSRYRSDQIFRSTSTREFRKLKPDQHLLFD, encoded by the exons ATGGGCTGTGTTCAAGCCAAACCATcacaagaatctgatgaaggtaATTACAGTGGACTAAACAGATTCAAAATGGAAAATGGGTATGTTCCAAGTTCTGATTTTGTTGCTCACAGAAGATCCACTGGTCAGAGTCAAAAACATGTTCTTGACCAGACTAACAACTATGATCATCATCGTGTTTATGAGAAAGAGAAACAACCCAGAAAACATAAAGTAGTTGTTGATTCTAGTAGTGTTGCTGGAAAAGGAAAGAGAAATggtgaattgaaagatagtaagAAGCAGTTGAACAAGTGTTTTGATGATGAGATGGTTGATGGATGGCCTAAATGGTTAGTTGATAATGTTCCTTCTCATGGGTTGGATGGTTTGGTTCCAAAGAGTGCTGAATCTTACAAAATGATTGATAAG GTAGGACAAGGAACCTACAGCAATGTTTATAAAGCTCTAGATCGAGACACGGGTGATATCGTGGCATTAAAAAAGGTCCGGTTCAATACGTCGGAGCCTGAAAGCATTAAGTTTATGGCAAGAGAAATTGCGATATTACAGAGATTGGATCATCCGAATATAGTGAAACTTAAAGGGTTAGCCACTTCAAGAATGCAGTACAGTATATATCTAGTTTTTGATTTCATGCCCACAGATTTATCAAGAATTATTTCTCGACCCGATGAAAGACTAACCGAACCACAG GTCAAGTGCTATATGCATCAATTGCTTTCAGGTCTTCAGCATTGTCATGATAGAGGAATTTTGCATCGAGATATAAAGGGGTCGAATCTTTTGATAGATAAAACGGGGATGCTTCAGATTGCAGATTTTGGACTTGCTAATTATTATAGTACAAATCAAGACCAACCTCTCACAAACCGGGTTGTGACACTATGGTACCGAGCTCCAGAGTTGTTGTTAGGCTCCACAGATTATGGAGTTGGCATTGATCTATGGAGTGCTGGTTGTCTCCTTGCAGAAATGTTTAGAGGAGTTCCAATCATGCCTGGAAGAACTGAg GTTGAGCAACTTCATAGAATTTTCAGGCTATGTGGCACACCATCACAAGAGTATTGGAAAAAGTTGAAACTTTCTACAACTTTTATACCTCCAAAGTCTTATAGACCAAGTCTGGTAGAATCTTTCAAGGATCTCCCCCCATCTTCTTTAGGTCTCTTATGTACACTTCTTGCTTTAGATCCCGCATTTCGTGGCAGTGCATCTAAAGCTCTTAAAAACCCG TTTTTCTTTACAAGCCCATTGGCTTGTGATCTATCTGGTTTACCTGCAATCTACAAAGGAGATGATGAGCATATTCTAGCCAAAGAACAGATCAA GTACATGAACTCTAAAATCAGGCGTTCTCGTACATATATGGAGCGTCGCAAGAATTTAGCATCTAATAAGCCAATCGAACATACCGTATCCTCTAAAGAG GTATTGAGTAATAATGCTGAGGCTGAAACTTATGCTCCAAGTGAAGAACCAGGTAGTGCAACAAGTAGTACTTCATCAAGTGTAAACCAAGCTGGAATTGGGGACCATTcacctctctttctctctccattTATGGCTTCTGATCAAAAGAAGCCCCACAAAATCCACAGTCATGCTAATATTGGTGAAAAAAACACCAAGAACCTTCCTCCATTATCCAAGTCAAAACCAAATGCAACCAAGAGAGATGATAGCAGATACAGATCAGACCAGATTTTCAGGTCCACTTCCACCAGAGAATTTAGAAAGTTAAAACCAGATCAACATTTACTCTTTGATTAG
- the LOC131643642 gene encoding probable serine/threonine-protein kinase At1g54610 isoform X1, with product MGCVQAKPSQESDEGNYSGLNRFKMENGYVPSSDFVAHRRSTGQSQKHVLDQTNNYDHHRVYEKEKQPRKHKVVVDSSSVAGKGKRNGELKDSKKQLNKCFDDEMVDGWPKWLVDNVPSHGLDGLVPKSAESYKMIDKVGQGTYSNVYKALDRDTGDIVALKKVRFNTSEPESIKFMAREIAILQRLDHPNIVKLKGLATSRMQYSIYLVFDFMPTDLSRIISRPDERLTEPQVKCYMHQLLSGLQHCHDRGILHRDIKGSNLLIDKTGMLQIADFGLANYYSTNQDQPLTNRVVTLWYRAPELLLGSTDYGVGIDLWSAGCLLAEMFRGVPIMPGRTEVEQLHRIFRLCGTPSQEYWKKLKLSTTFIPPKSYRPSLVESFKDLPPSSLGLLCTLLALDPAFRGSASKALKNPFFFTSPLACDLSGLPAIYKGDDEHILAKEQIKYMNSKIRRSRTYMERRKNLASNKPIEHTVSSKEVSIKPALEHRATNENNFFIYFANDAIRVWLLFQVLSNNAEAETYAPSEEPGSATSSTSSSVNQAGIGDHSPLFLSPFMASDQKKPHKIHSHANIGEKNTKNLPPLSKSKPNATKRDDSRYRSDQIFRSTSTREFRKLKPDQHLLFD from the exons ATGGGCTGTGTTCAAGCCAAACCATcacaagaatctgatgaaggtaATTACAGTGGACTAAACAGATTCAAAATGGAAAATGGGTATGTTCCAAGTTCTGATTTTGTTGCTCACAGAAGATCCACTGGTCAGAGTCAAAAACATGTTCTTGACCAGACTAACAACTATGATCATCATCGTGTTTATGAGAAAGAGAAACAACCCAGAAAACATAAAGTAGTTGTTGATTCTAGTAGTGTTGCTGGAAAAGGAAAGAGAAATggtgaattgaaagatagtaagAAGCAGTTGAACAAGTGTTTTGATGATGAGATGGTTGATGGATGGCCTAAATGGTTAGTTGATAATGTTCCTTCTCATGGGTTGGATGGTTTGGTTCCAAAGAGTGCTGAATCTTACAAAATGATTGATAAG GTAGGACAAGGAACCTACAGCAATGTTTATAAAGCTCTAGATCGAGACACGGGTGATATCGTGGCATTAAAAAAGGTCCGGTTCAATACGTCGGAGCCTGAAAGCATTAAGTTTATGGCAAGAGAAATTGCGATATTACAGAGATTGGATCATCCGAATATAGTGAAACTTAAAGGGTTAGCCACTTCAAGAATGCAGTACAGTATATATCTAGTTTTTGATTTCATGCCCACAGATTTATCAAGAATTATTTCTCGACCCGATGAAAGACTAACCGAACCACAG GTCAAGTGCTATATGCATCAATTGCTTTCAGGTCTTCAGCATTGTCATGATAGAGGAATTTTGCATCGAGATATAAAGGGGTCGAATCTTTTGATAGATAAAACGGGGATGCTTCAGATTGCAGATTTTGGACTTGCTAATTATTATAGTACAAATCAAGACCAACCTCTCACAAACCGGGTTGTGACACTATGGTACCGAGCTCCAGAGTTGTTGTTAGGCTCCACAGATTATGGAGTTGGCATTGATCTATGGAGTGCTGGTTGTCTCCTTGCAGAAATGTTTAGAGGAGTTCCAATCATGCCTGGAAGAACTGAg GTTGAGCAACTTCATAGAATTTTCAGGCTATGTGGCACACCATCACAAGAGTATTGGAAAAAGTTGAAACTTTCTACAACTTTTATACCTCCAAAGTCTTATAGACCAAGTCTGGTAGAATCTTTCAAGGATCTCCCCCCATCTTCTTTAGGTCTCTTATGTACACTTCTTGCTTTAGATCCCGCATTTCGTGGCAGTGCATCTAAAGCTCTTAAAAACCCG TTTTTCTTTACAAGCCCATTGGCTTGTGATCTATCTGGTTTACCTGCAATCTACAAAGGAGATGATGAGCATATTCTAGCCAAAGAACAGATCAA GTACATGAACTCTAAAATCAGGCGTTCTCGTACATATATGGAGCGTCGCAAGAATTTAGCATCTAATAAGCCAATCGAACATACCGTATCCTCTAAAGAGGTGAGTATTAAACCTGCTTTAGAACATCGTGCGActaatgaaaataatttttttatttatttcgcaAACGATGCTATAAGAGTATGGTTATTATTTCAGGTATTGAGTAATAATGCTGAGGCTGAAACTTATGCTCCAAGTGAAGAACCAGGTAGTGCAACAAGTAGTACTTCATCAAGTGTAAACCAAGCTGGAATTGGGGACCATTcacctctctttctctctccattTATGGCTTCTGATCAAAAGAAGCCCCACAAAATCCACAGTCATGCTAATATTGGTGAAAAAAACACCAAGAACCTTCCTCCATTATCCAAGTCAAAACCAAATGCAACCAAGAGAGATGATAGCAGATACAGATCAGACCAGATTTTCAGGTCCACTTCCACCAGAGAATTTAGAAAGTTAAAACCAGATCAACATTTACTCTTTGATTAG
- the LOC131643643 gene encoding light-harvesting complex-like protein OHP2, chloroplastic — MSVTSSIPCIKIPTTSSSCASSSTSSYSFRFSSLKPYAVTVRNSQSEGPLRRPMAPSVKEPSNLPQPLKPSPPSQSPPQPQKPSSLVVGDDRSVVTLEFQRQKAKELQEYFKLKKLEQAADQGPFFGWIAKNEISNGRWAMFGFSVGLLTEFATGSDFVDQVKILLSNFGILDLD; from the exons ATGTCTGTAACATCTTCAATCCCATGTATCAAAATcccaacaacttcttcttcatgTGCATCTTCATCAACCTCATCTTATTCTTTTAGATTCTCTTCTCTCAAACCCTATGCTGTTACTGTAAGAAACTCTCAGAGTGAAGGTCCTTTGAGAAGACCAATGGCTCCTTCTGTGAAAGAACCATCTAATCTTCCTCAACCCCTGAAACCCTCACCTCCTTCTCAGTCTCCACCACAACCTCAGAAACCAAGTTCTCTTGTTGTTGGGGATGATAGAAGTGTTGTTACATTAGAGTTTCAGAGACAAAAGGCTAAGGAATTGCAGGAGTATTTCAAATTGAAGAAGCTTGAACAAGCGGCAGATCAAGGTCCCTTTTTTGGATGGATTGCCAAAAATGAGATTAGCAATGGAAg GTGGGCAATGTTTGGTTTTTCTGTTGGGTTGCTAACTGAGTTTGCGACAGGCTCAGACTTTGTTGATCAAGTGAAGATCCTTCTCTCCAATTTTGGGATATTAGATTTGGATTGA